Proteins from a genomic interval of Paenibacillus sp. FSL H8-0048:
- a CDS encoding flotillin family protein produces the protein MLENIPESLFIPAIVIAVLLVLGLAFWARYKTVGPDEGMIVTGSFLGNNHISDDGSGRKIKIVRGGGAFILPVFQKAEFMSLLSHKLDVTTPEVYTEQGVPVIADGVAIIKVGSSTEDVATAAEQFMGKPIESLKSEAQEVLEGHLRAILGTMTVEEVYRNRDRFAQEVQGVAARDLKKMGLQIVSFTIKDVRDKHGYLEALGKPRIAAVKRDAEIAEAEAVRDARIQKANAEEQGQKAELLRDTNIAEASKENQLKVAAFKRDQDTAKAEADQAYHIQEARAKQTVVEEQMKVELVRKEREIDIQAKEIQVREKQYDAEVKKKAEADRYAVEQAAEADKAKRMREADALQYSIEKQAQATSEQKRLEGQAVADAELAKGKAEAEVIRLRGLAEAEAKQKLAEAFEKFGEAAVLDIIVKMLPDLAGRIAEPLASIDKLTVVDTGNGEGAARVSNYVTQLMATAPEMLKSVSGIDVESLIKGLTSGKSGQKDAVRHTAAPLSTVVTRPAPSAPVTPAQPAEPSEHPEG, from the coding sequence ATGCTAGAAAATATTCCAGAATCCCTATTTATACCTGCGATAGTAATCGCTGTACTGCTTGTCCTCGGACTCGCCTTCTGGGCCCGTTACAAGACGGTTGGCCCGGATGAAGGCATGATCGTCACCGGTTCCTTCTTAGGCAACAATCATATATCGGATGACGGCTCCGGCCGCAAAATCAAAATCGTCCGCGGCGGCGGTGCGTTCATTCTCCCCGTCTTCCAGAAGGCGGAGTTCATGTCCCTGCTCTCCCATAAGCTCGATGTGACCACCCCGGAGGTCTATACGGAGCAAGGCGTGCCGGTCATTGCCGACGGGGTCGCCATCATCAAGGTAGGCAGCTCTACGGAAGATGTGGCAACGGCCGCCGAGCAGTTCATGGGCAAGCCGATTGAATCCCTGAAGAGTGAAGCGCAGGAAGTGCTGGAAGGACATCTGCGGGCGATCCTCGGTACGATGACCGTAGAAGAGGTCTACCGTAACCGCGACCGTTTCGCCCAGGAGGTTCAGGGCGTGGCTGCCCGTGACCTTAAGAAGATGGGACTCCAGATTGTCTCGTTCACCATCAAGGATGTACGCGATAAGCACGGATACCTGGAAGCGCTGGGTAAACCGCGGATTGCCGCAGTGAAGCGGGATGCGGAGATTGCCGAAGCGGAAGCTGTCCGCGATGCGCGGATTCAGAAGGCCAACGCCGAAGAACAGGGGCAGAAGGCAGAGCTGCTGCGTGATACCAACATTGCCGAAGCTTCGAAGGAGAACCAGCTCAAGGTCGCCGCGTTCAAGCGTGACCAGGATACTGCCAAGGCGGAAGCCGACCAGGCGTACCACATTCAGGAGGCGCGTGCCAAGCAGACTGTGGTGGAAGAGCAGATGAAGGTTGAGCTGGTCCGCAAGGAACGCGAAATCGATATCCAGGCTAAGGAAATTCAGGTACGAGAGAAGCAGTATGACGCCGAAGTGAAGAAGAAAGCGGAAGCAGACCGTTATGCAGTGGAGCAGGCGGCGGAAGCCGACAAGGCCAAGCGCATGCGTGAAGCAGACGCCCTGCAGTATAGCATCGAGAAGCAGGCACAGGCAACTTCCGAGCAGAAAAGGTTGGAAGGTCAGGCGGTTGCCGATGCTGAGCTGGCTAAGGGTAAAGCGGAAGCAGAGGTTATCCGCCTGCGGGGTCTTGCCGAAGCGGAAGCCAAACAGAAGCTGGCAGAAGCCTTCGAGAAATTCGGCGAAGCTGCCGTACTCGATATTATTGTCAAAATGCTGCCGGATCTGGCAGGACGGATCGCCGAGCCGCTGGCATCTATCGATAAGCTTACCGTTGTAGATACCGGTAACGGCGAAGGCGCCGCCCGGGTCAGCAATTATGTTACCCAACTGATGGCGACAGCCCCTGAGATGCTGAAGAGCGTCTCCGGCATTGACGTCGAGTCCCTGATCAAAGGATTGACTTCGGGCAAGTCGGGACAGAAGGATGCTGTCAGACACACAGCAGCACCCCTCTCCACTGTGGTAACCAGACCGGCCCCGTCTGCGCCGGTTACTCCCGCGCAACCGGCGGAACCTTCAGAACACCCTGAAGGATAA
- a CDS encoding iron-containing alcohol dehydrogenase — translation MRKFEFYNPTKLIFGQGTLQALRTEVPKYGKNVLLMYGGGSIKRSGLYDNVIAELAAVGAVVTELAGVEPNPRLSTVHKGVALCREHHIDLILAVGGGSVLDCAKAVAVGAKYEGDMWDFVERKAAPQGALPLGTVLTMAATGSEMNNGSVITNEVTQEKMGWGSIHAYPAFSILDPENTFTLPRDQTVYGMVDIMSHTLEHYFHTDSNTPLQDGFLESLLRTVIETAPKLIEDLNNYELRETIMYCGTMALNGMVSMGFAGDWATHNIEHAVSAVYDIPHGGGLAILFPQWMRYNLSTNPARFRQLAVNVFGIDPSGKTDEQTGLEGIEALRSFWDSIGAPKTLGDYDIDDSEIGSMADKAVRFGPFGNFRKLERQDVVEIYKMAL, via the coding sequence ATGCGCAAGTTTGAATTTTATAACCCTACCAAGCTTATTTTCGGACAGGGGACATTGCAGGCACTCCGTACCGAGGTGCCGAAATACGGTAAGAACGTACTGCTGATGTACGGCGGCGGAAGTATTAAACGCAGCGGCCTGTACGATAACGTCATTGCCGAGCTGGCTGCGGTTGGTGCCGTAGTAACCGAGCTTGCGGGAGTGGAGCCGAATCCGCGTCTCTCAACGGTACATAAGGGTGTAGCGTTGTGCCGTGAGCATCACATTGACCTGATTCTTGCCGTCGGCGGCGGCAGCGTGCTGGATTGTGCCAAGGCTGTGGCGGTCGGAGCGAAATATGAAGGGGATATGTGGGACTTCGTAGAACGCAAGGCAGCTCCTCAAGGAGCGCTTCCGCTGGGAACCGTGCTGACGATGGCAGCTACCGGCTCGGAAATGAACAACGGCTCGGTGATCACCAACGAAGTGACCCAGGAGAAAATGGGCTGGGGCAGCATCCATGCCTATCCGGCCTTCTCGATCCTTGACCCGGAGAACACCTTCACCCTGCCGCGCGACCAGACGGTGTACGGTATGGTGGACATCATGTCCCATACGCTGGAGCATTATTTCCATACAGACAGCAATACGCCTTTGCAGGACGGCTTCCTGGAGAGTCTGCTTCGCACCGTGATTGAGACGGCTCCTAAGCTGATTGAGGATCTGAACAATTACGAGCTGCGCGAGACCATTATGTACTGCGGGACGATGGCGCTGAACGGAATGGTCAGCATGGGCTTTGCCGGTGACTGGGCTACGCACAACATTGAGCATGCCGTATCCGCTGTGTACGATATTCCCCACGGCGGTGGCCTGGCGATTCTCTTCCCGCAGTGGATGAGATATAACCTCAGCACGAATCCTGCCCGCTTCCGCCAGCTGGCAGTGAACGTGTTCGGTATCGACCCTTCAGGCAAGACCGATGAGCAGACCGGCCTCGAAGGCATTGAAGCGCTCCGCAGCTTCTGGGATTCCATTGGTGCTCCGAAGACGCTCGGTGATTACGATATCGACGACAGCGAAATTGGCAGTATGGCCGACAAGGCGGTCCGCTTCGGCCCGTTCGGCAACTTCCGCAAGCTGGAGCGTCAGGATGTTGTTGAAATTTATAAGATGGCTTTGTAA
- the glcT gene encoding glucose PTS transporter transcription antiterminator GlcT, whose product MSSITVGKVLNNNVIIAEHPQYAEVVVIGKGIGFNRKTRDRINLSSVEKMFILRSQEEQEQYKQLVPQVDEKLIEVVQEIVLHIMQSSRQTLNEHIHIALTDHISFAIRRSEQHMAIHNPFLYETREIYPDEYSLAEYAVERINEAMKVTLPPDEIGFVALHIVSALSNRHISEVKQHSQLIGDMVGLVEDNLEYRIPRDSLDYSRLVTHLRFVLERLRRGETVRETSSLDGLMKREYPEMYMLAWKLTKVIEQRVRIPVYPAEVSYLTIHLQRIAQKKEDEAELEPPEIL is encoded by the coding sequence GTGAGCAGCATTACCGTGGGCAAGGTGCTTAATAATAACGTGATCATTGCCGAGCATCCCCAGTATGCCGAGGTTGTGGTGATCGGCAAGGGGATCGGCTTCAACCGCAAAACGCGGGACCGGATCAACCTGTCCTCCGTAGAGAAAATGTTTATCCTGCGAAGCCAGGAGGAGCAGGAGCAATACAAGCAGCTGGTACCGCAGGTAGACGAGAAGCTGATTGAGGTGGTCCAGGAGATTGTGCTGCATATTATGCAGAGCAGCCGCCAGACGCTGAATGAGCATATCCATATTGCTCTTACCGACCATATTTCCTTCGCGATCCGCAGAAGCGAGCAGCATATGGCTATTCATAATCCGTTTCTGTACGAGACCCGGGAGATTTATCCGGACGAATACAGTCTGGCGGAATATGCGGTGGAGCGGATCAATGAGGCGATGAAGGTGACGCTGCCGCCGGATGAGATCGGCTTCGTGGCTCTGCATATTGTCAGTGCGCTTAGCAACCGCCATATCTCCGAGGTGAAGCAGCATTCCCAGCTGATCGGGGATATGGTGGGGCTGGTGGAGGATAACCTGGAATACCGCATTCCGCGGGATTCGCTGGATTATTCAAGGCTGGTGACCCATTTGCGGTTCGTTCTGGAACGTCTGCGCCGGGGAGAGACTGTGCGCGAGACCTCGTCCCTGGATGGACTCATGAAGCGGGAGTACCCCGAGATGTACATGCTTGCCTGGAAGCTCACGAAGGTGATTGAGCAGCGGGTGCGCATTCCGGTATATCCGGCCGAGGTCAGCTATCTGACGATTCATCTGCAGCGTATCGCCCAGAAGAAGGAAGATGAGGCTGAGCTGGAGCCGCCGGAGATCCTTTAG
- a CDS encoding ABC transporter ATP-binding protein yields MELILDNIRKSFDGREVLKGIDFTFEQGKIYGLLGRNGAGKTSLFNCLSGEIQMDSGGAFLRRNEVSLPLLEEEIGYVFSLPILPDFLTGYEFVKFYMDINKGKIQAERTIEEYFDIIRFEEADRHRLIKGYSHGMKNKIQMLCFIISRPPLILLDEPLTSFDVVVALEIKKLLREMKRDHIIIFSTHILQLAADLCDELVILNNGTLREIPAETLHSPEFEEQIIALLKDEDHD; encoded by the coding sequence ATGGAGCTTATACTGGATAATATACGCAAGAGCTTTGACGGCAGGGAGGTGCTGAAGGGGATCGACTTTACCTTTGAGCAGGGCAAAATATACGGCTTGCTAGGCCGCAACGGCGCGGGAAAGACCTCGTTGTTCAACTGCCTGAGCGGGGAGATCCAAATGGATAGCGGAGGGGCTTTTCTGCGCAGAAATGAGGTGAGTCTTCCGCTGCTTGAGGAGGAGATCGGCTACGTATTCTCCTTGCCGATTCTGCCTGACTTCCTGACCGGTTATGAGTTTGTGAAGTTCTACATGGACATCAATAAGGGGAAGATACAAGCGGAGCGGACCATCGAGGAGTATTTCGATATCATCCGTTTCGAGGAGGCGGACAGGCACCGTCTGATCAAGGGCTACTCCCACGGGATGAAGAACAAAATTCAGATGCTGTGCTTTATCATTTCCCGCCCCCCGCTGATCCTGCTCGATGAGCCTTTAACCTCGTTCGACGTGGTAGTGGCGCTGGAGATTAAGAAGCTGCTGCGGGAGATGAAGCGGGATCATATCATTATTTTCTCCACGCATATTCTGCAGCTGGCGGCCGATCTCTGCGATGAGCTGGTGATTCTGAATAACGGCACGCTGCGCGAGATTCCGGCGGAGACCCTGCACAGTCCGGAATTTGAAGAGCAGATTATTGCGCTGTTGAAGGATGAGGATCATGATTAG
- a CDS encoding protease: MQTLYLGCLVLGILFAVVSVVVGDLIGSALDGIFDIVSFDFLNPTLLAGGITVFGGAGMLLNRYSGLEDGVILALSLLVAAFMGVVMHLVVVKPMRNSEMSNGFSMSELPGRIGEVTVPVPGVGYGEIMVKFGAGNSLHTAASFEQRALPAGIKVVVVEVREGVALVSEFEERKGVDL; the protein is encoded by the coding sequence ATGCAAACGCTGTATTTGGGCTGTTTGGTGCTGGGCATTCTTTTTGCTGTAGTCAGTGTAGTGGTAGGCGACCTGATTGGGAGTGCACTGGACGGGATTTTTGACATCGTATCCTTTGATTTCCTGAATCCTACCCTGTTGGCAGGAGGAATCACTGTATTTGGCGGAGCAGGCATGCTGCTTAATCGCTACAGCGGACTGGAAGATGGTGTGATTCTTGCCTTGTCCCTGCTGGTTGCGGCATTCATGGGCGTTGTTATGCATTTGGTTGTCGTGAAGCCCATGAGGAACAGCGAGATGTCGAACGGCTTCTCCATGAGTGAACTGCCGGGGAGAATCGGTGAGGTTACCGTCCCGGTCCCCGGCGTAGGCTACGGTGAGATTATGGTGAAGTTCGGTGCAGGCAACAGCCTGCATACGGCGGCCAGCTTCGAGCAGCGTGCACTGCCGGCTGGAATCAAGGTTGTTGTAGTTGAGGTACGTGAAGGTGTAGCGCTTGTGTCTGAATTCGAAGAGAGAAAAGGAGTGGACTTATGA
- a CDS encoding UDP-glucose--hexose-1-phosphate uridylyltransferase — protein MQNDNSMAAAAEKALYAIEQLVLFAGHTGLIQPADVDYSRNELLDQFGFSEPYPGEFTEAPLDSPQSPLDQLIDYGFSLGLIPENTDTYRDLLDAKIMGLLMARPSEVNAEFAALRAEQGIQAATDRFYKLSIDSNYIRMDRVAKNVYWLQESPYGDIEMTINLSKPEKSPKEIAMARLLPPPVYPKCQLCRENVGYAGRVNHPPRQNLRVIPLSMNSEKWFFQYSPYVYYNEHCIVFHHDHVPMKLTKDTLKRLLSFTEAFPHYFIGSNADLPIVGGSILTHDHFQGGRHTFPIQKAPKEDTFTHASYPGVSLSTVKWPMSVLRMHAEDPAVLLEAGNHIYESWKTYSDPAADVLAFSEEEGESVPHNTVTPIVRRAEDGGYEMDLVLRNNRTSEEYPEGIFHPHREMHHIKKENIGLIEVMGLAILPGRLKEELDAIAGILAGDTALLGDVQSQGQEHPLALHTAWITELVSRFGTSLSREAAVKTIQNEVGTKFTHILEHAGVYKRTPEGQAAFRRFLNSSGFN, from the coding sequence ATGCAGAACGATAATAGTATGGCTGCTGCCGCTGAAAAGGCGCTGTATGCCATTGAACAGCTGGTTCTGTTTGCCGGACACACGGGACTGATCCAGCCCGCAGATGTGGATTACAGCCGCAATGAACTCCTGGACCAGTTCGGCTTCAGTGAGCCGTATCCCGGTGAGTTCACTGAAGCTCCGCTGGACAGCCCGCAGAGTCCGCTGGACCAGCTGATTGATTACGGGTTCAGTCTCGGGCTGATCCCGGAGAATACGGATACGTACCGCGACCTGCTGGATGCGAAGATTATGGGCCTGCTCATGGCCCGTCCGTCCGAGGTGAATGCGGAGTTCGCCGCGCTCCGGGCGGAGCAGGGCATTCAGGCGGCAACGGACCGCTTTTATAAGCTGAGCATTGATTCCAACTATATCCGTATGGACCGGGTAGCGAAGAATGTGTATTGGCTCCAGGAGTCACCGTACGGGGATATTGAGATGACGATCAACCTCTCCAAGCCGGAGAAAAGTCCGAAGGAAATCGCCATGGCCCGGCTGCTTCCGCCTCCGGTCTATCCGAAGTGCCAGCTCTGCCGCGAGAATGTCGGCTATGCCGGCCGGGTCAATCACCCGCCGCGTCAGAACCTGCGCGTGATCCCGCTCTCGATGAACAGCGAGAAGTGGTTCTTCCAGTACTCGCCTTATGTCTACTATAACGAGCACTGCATCGTGTTCCACCACGATCATGTGCCGATGAAGCTGACGAAGGATACGCTGAAGCGTCTGCTTAGCTTCACGGAAGCCTTCCCGCATTATTTCATCGGCTCGAATGCCGACCTGCCGATTGTCGGCGGCTCCATTCTGACGCATGACCACTTCCAAGGCGGACGGCATACGTTCCCTATCCAGAAGGCACCCAAAGAGGATACCTTCACACATGCCTCATATCCCGGTGTCAGCTTAAGCACCGTGAAGTGGCCGATGTCCGTGCTGCGGATGCATGCAGAAGATCCGGCGGTGCTGCTGGAGGCAGGCAACCATATCTACGAGTCTTGGAAGACGTATAGCGATCCGGCTGCCGACGTGCTGGCGTTCAGTGAAGAGGAGGGCGAGAGTGTTCCGCATAACACTGTTACCCCTATCGTGCGCCGCGCAGAGGACGGCGGCTATGAGATGGATCTGGTGCTGCGCAACAACCGGACCAGCGAGGAATATCCCGAAGGGATTTTCCACCCGCACCGGGAGATGCACCATATCAAGAAGGAGAACATCGGCCTGATTGAGGTGATGGGCCTGGCGATTCTGCCGGGACGGCTCAAGGAAGAGCTTGACGCCATCGCCGGCATACTGGCGGGCGACACGGCGCTTCTCGGAGATGTCCAGAGCCAGGGCCAGGAGCATCCGCTGGCGCTGCACACTGCCTGGATTACCGAACTGGTAAGCCGCTTCGGCACCTCCCTCAGCCGCGAAGCAGCGGTGAAGACCATCCAGAATGAGGTGGGTACGAAGTTCACTCACATTCTGGAGCATGCCGGAGTCTACAAACGCACGCCGGAAGGGCAGGCGGCCTTCCGCCGGTTCCTGAACAGCAGCGGCTTTAACTGA